The following are encoded in a window of Choloepus didactylus isolate mChoDid1 chromosome 17, mChoDid1.pri, whole genome shotgun sequence genomic DNA:
- the EGR4 gene encoding early growth response protein 4 isoform X1: MLHLSEFSSPDALLVKSNEGCCAEPSTELPRLPARDAPAAVGYPGGDFLSWALSSCGAGGDLADSCFLEGSAPSPPPGLSYSGSFFIQAVPEHPHDPEALFNLMSGILGLTPFPGPETAASRSPLDAPFPAGPDALLPGPPDLYSTDLGPAAFPEAFWEALPSAGAPSQCLYEPQLSPLDVKPGLRAPPASPELDAASALKGPYAPWELLSAGAPGSCGSQGGYQATPEARFPPMGAKIEDLLSISCPAELPAGPASRLYPAGAYDAFPLTPVDLGEGTEGLPGLLTPPGGEGGGGGDGGEFLAGTQSQLSPLGLRSTAADFPKPLVADIPGSSGVAAPPGPPPPAPFSPAKARRKGRRGGKCSARCFCPRPHAKAFACPVESCVRSFARSDELNRHLRIHTGHKPFQCRICLRNFSRSDHLTTHVRTHTGEKPFACDVCGRRFARSDEKKRHSKVHLKQKARAEERLKGLGFYSLGLSFAAL, encoded by the exons ATGCTCCACCTCAGCGAGTTTTCCAGCCCCGACGCTCTCCTTGTCAAGTCCAACGAAGGCTGCTGCGCGGAACCCAGCACTGAACTGCCCCGGCTGCCCGCCAGGGACGCTCCCGCGGCCGTTGGCTACCCCGGAG GCGACTTCTTGAGCTGGGCTTTGAGCAGCTGCGGCGCCGGGGGGGACTTAGCCGACTCCTGCTTCCTGGAGGGGTCTGCGCCCAGCCCCCCTCCCGGCCTTAGCTACAGCGGTAGCTTCTTCATCCAGGCGGTACCCGAACACCCGCACGACCCGGAGGCACTCTTCAACCTCATGTCAGGCATACTAGGCCTGACACCTTTCCCCGGCCCCGAGACGGCAGCTTCCCGGTCCCCGCTGGACGCCCCCTTTCCCGCGGGCCCCGACGCCTTACTGCCGGGTCCGCCGGACCTTTACTCCACGGATTTGGGCCCTGCTGCTTTCCCAGAAGCGTTTTGGGAGGCCTTGCCTTCCGCGGGCGCCCCCTCGCAGTGCCTGTACGAGCCGCAGCTCTCCCCGCTCGACGTCAAGCCAGGCCTACGGGCGCCTCCAGCCTCTCCAGAGCTGGACGCTGCCTCGGCCCTCAAGGGTCCTTACGCCCCCTGGGAGCTGCTCTCTGCCGGGGCCCCAGGGAGTTGTGGTTCACAGGGAGGCTACCAGGCCACGCCCGAGGCCCGTTTTCCCCCAATGGGGGCCAAGATTGAGGACCTGCTGTCCATCAGCTGCCCCGCGGAGCTGCCGGCCGGCCCGGCCAGCAGACTCTACCCTGCGGGGGCCTACGACGCTTTCCCGCTGACCCCAGTTGACTTAGGGGAGGGGACCGAGGGCCTCCCGGGGCTCCTGACTCCtcctggtggggagggagggggtggcggCGACGGCGGAGAGTTTCTGGCCGGTACGCAGTCTCAGCTTTCCCCGCTGGGCCTCCGCAGCACCGCGGCGGACTTCCCGAAACCTCTGGTGGCGGACATCCCCGGGAGCAGTGGCGTGGCTGCGCCTCCCGGGCCGCCGCCTCCTGCGCCGTTCTCCCCAGCCAAGGCACGGCGCAAAGGGCGCCGGGGTGGCAAATGCAGCGCGCGCTGCTTCTGCCCGCGGCCGCACGCCAAGGCCTTCGCCTGTCCAGTAGAGAGCTGTGTGCGCAGCTTTGCGCGCTCCGACGAGCTGAACCGCCACCTGCGCATCCACACCGGCCACAAGCCTTTCCAGTGCCGCATCTGCCTCCGCAACTTCAGCCGCAGCGACCACCTCACCACGCACGTGCGCACCCACACCGGCGAGAAGCCCTTCGCCTGCGACGTGTGCGGCCGCCGCTTCGCGCGCAGCGACGAAAAGAAACGACATAGCAAAGTGCATCTCAAGCAGAAGGCACGCGCCGAGGAGCGTCTCAAGGGTCTCGGCTTTTACTCGCTGGGCCTCTCTTTCGCCGCACTGTGA
- the EGR4 gene encoding early growth response protein 4 isoform X2, which yields MLHLSEFSSPDALLVKSNEGCCAEPSTELPRLPARDAPAAVGYPGAGDFLSWALSSCGAGGDLADSCFLEGSAPSPPPGLSYSGSFFIQAVPEHPHDPEALFNLMSGILGLTPFPGPETAASRSPLDAPFPAGPDALLPGPPDLYSTDLGPAAFPEAFWEALPSAGAPSQCLYEPQLSPLDVKPGLRAPPASPELDAASALKGPYAPWELLSAGAPGSCGSQGGYQATPEARFPPMGAKIEDLLSISCPAELPAGPASRLYPAGAYDAFPLTPVDLGEGTEGLPGLLTPPGGEGGGGGDGGEFLAGTQSQLSPLGLRSTAADFPKPLVADIPGSSGVAAPPGPPPPAPFSPAKARRKGRRGGKCSARCFCPRPHAKAFACPVESCVRSFARSDELNRHLRIHTGHKPFQCRICLRNFSRSDHLTTHVRTHTGEKPFACDVCGRRFARSDEKKRHSKVHLKQKARAEERLKGLGFYSLGLSFAAL from the exons ATGCTCCACCTCAGCGAGTTTTCCAGCCCCGACGCTCTCCTTGTCAAGTCCAACGAAGGCTGCTGCGCGGAACCCAGCACTGAACTGCCCCGGCTGCCCGCCAGGGACGCTCCCGCGGCCGTTGGCTACCCCGGAG CAGGCGACTTCTTGAGCTGGGCTTTGAGCAGCTGCGGCGCCGGGGGGGACTTAGCCGACTCCTGCTTCCTGGAGGGGTCTGCGCCCAGCCCCCCTCCCGGCCTTAGCTACAGCGGTAGCTTCTTCATCCAGGCGGTACCCGAACACCCGCACGACCCGGAGGCACTCTTCAACCTCATGTCAGGCATACTAGGCCTGACACCTTTCCCCGGCCCCGAGACGGCAGCTTCCCGGTCCCCGCTGGACGCCCCCTTTCCCGCGGGCCCCGACGCCTTACTGCCGGGTCCGCCGGACCTTTACTCCACGGATTTGGGCCCTGCTGCTTTCCCAGAAGCGTTTTGGGAGGCCTTGCCTTCCGCGGGCGCCCCCTCGCAGTGCCTGTACGAGCCGCAGCTCTCCCCGCTCGACGTCAAGCCAGGCCTACGGGCGCCTCCAGCCTCTCCAGAGCTGGACGCTGCCTCGGCCCTCAAGGGTCCTTACGCCCCCTGGGAGCTGCTCTCTGCCGGGGCCCCAGGGAGTTGTGGTTCACAGGGAGGCTACCAGGCCACGCCCGAGGCCCGTTTTCCCCCAATGGGGGCCAAGATTGAGGACCTGCTGTCCATCAGCTGCCCCGCGGAGCTGCCGGCCGGCCCGGCCAGCAGACTCTACCCTGCGGGGGCCTACGACGCTTTCCCGCTGACCCCAGTTGACTTAGGGGAGGGGACCGAGGGCCTCCCGGGGCTCCTGACTCCtcctggtggggagggagggggtggcggCGACGGCGGAGAGTTTCTGGCCGGTACGCAGTCTCAGCTTTCCCCGCTGGGCCTCCGCAGCACCGCGGCGGACTTCCCGAAACCTCTGGTGGCGGACATCCCCGGGAGCAGTGGCGTGGCTGCGCCTCCCGGGCCGCCGCCTCCTGCGCCGTTCTCCCCAGCCAAGGCACGGCGCAAAGGGCGCCGGGGTGGCAAATGCAGCGCGCGCTGCTTCTGCCCGCGGCCGCACGCCAAGGCCTTCGCCTGTCCAGTAGAGAGCTGTGTGCGCAGCTTTGCGCGCTCCGACGAGCTGAACCGCCACCTGCGCATCCACACCGGCCACAAGCCTTTCCAGTGCCGCATCTGCCTCCGCAACTTCAGCCGCAGCGACCACCTCACCACGCACGTGCGCACCCACACCGGCGAGAAGCCCTTCGCCTGCGACGTGTGCGGCCGCCGCTTCGCGCGCAGCGACGAAAAGAAACGACATAGCAAAGTGCATCTCAAGCAGAAGGCACGCGCCGAGGAGCGTCTCAAGGGTCTCGGCTTTTACTCGCTGGGCCTCTCTTTCGCCGCACTGTGA